The genomic window GTTGTGGGACCGGCTCCAGCCATACGGTTTGCCAGATGCCGGAGGACGGGGTGTAGAAGATGCCCTCGTTGCGGTGGGCCTGTTTGCCGCGGGGCTGGCCGCCCTCGGTGGGGTCCTCCACCGCCACCAGCAGTTCATTTTCCCCGGCAGGTTGCAGGGCGCGGGTGATATCGAAGGTGAAGGGGTCATATCCGCCGCGGTGTTCGCCCACGTGGATTCCGTTGACCCAAACCCAACAGGCCCAATCCACGGCGCCGAAGTGCAGGCGGATCCGCCTGTTGGTCCAGGACTCGGGGATTCGAAATGTGCGCCGGTACCACAGGCGTTGGTCGGGTTGCAATCGGCGGCCCAGGCCGCTGAGGGGCGCCTCGATGGGGAACGGGACGAGAATGAGGCCGTCCCACCGGGTTGGAGGGGTTTGCCGGGAGGCGGGTGTGATGGCGTAGGACCAGAGGCCGTTGAGGTTGAGCCAGTCGTCGCGGACGAGGGTGGGGCGTGGATATTCGGGCCAGACTTGGTCGGGGCTGACCCGGGCGGCCCAGCGGGTGGTCATGTGGCCGGGGACCAGCTGCCATGCGGGTGCGTGTTGTGTGGGCTTGGAGTCGGGAGACGGTGGAGCGGCGTGGAGTCGGGCGGCCAGCAGGGCCGGGATGAGCCGTGCGAGGCTTTTGAATGCGGGGCACCGGTGTCGCGATCGCCGGTTTGGGCGGTCCGTGGTGGAACCCCGGGGGGCTGCGTCAGCCGCGGAGGTATTTGGCGACGGCTTCCGTGCGGGATCGGACGTGAAGTTTTTCATAGATGCGGCGGATGTAATTGCGGACGGTATGGATGCTGACGCCGAGCTTGTCGGCGATTTCCTTGTAGGCCCGGCCCTCGGCGAGTCCTTCCAGCACCTCCCGTTCGCGGGGTGACAACTCGGCGGCCGGGTCGGGTTTGGGTGGTGGTTGTTGGAAGGAGGTGACGATTTTTCGTGCGATGGGTGCCGACATGGGCGAGCCACCGCCGTGGACTTCCCGGATGGCCTCCAGCAGGCGGGGCGGGGCCAGGCGTTTGAGCAGGTAACCGGTGGCGCCCGCGGCCAGGGCGCGGAAGATGCGGTCCGTGTCTTCGAACACGGTCAGCATGACGATCTGGGTGTCGGGCAGGAGCGGCTTGAGTTGGCGGACGCATTCGATGCCGTCCATGGTGCCGAGGTTGATGTCCATCAGCACGACGTCGGGCCGGTCTGCGGGCAGGCAGGCCAGGGCTTCCTCGGCGCTGGCGCAGGCCCGGACGCAATGGAACCCGTCGGCCGCGTCGATGTAGGCGGCGATCTGCTCGCGCAGGTCGGCTTCATCGTCCACGATGGCCACGCGGATGTTTTCAGAGCGTCTTTTCATGAGGTTTCACGGGGTAGTGGAAATTCCAGTTCGACCACGGTTCCCGCGCCCGGTCGGCTGGTGATTTGGCAGGCACCGCCGATCTCGGTCATTCGGCGGTGCATGTTCTTCAAGCCGTCCTGTCCGGAGGTCGTGGGTGAGACCGGGTTGAACCCCCGGCCGTTGTCCTCGATGCGGATGTGGAGGGATCCGTTGACTGCTTGCATTTCCAGTTGGACCCGTGTGGCGCGGGCATGTTTGAGCACGTTGTTGAGCGCCTCTTCGCAGGCCAGGAAGACGTGATGGCGCACCTCGGCGGAGAGGGGCGCGTGGGGGACCTGGCGGGGCAGGCGGATCTGGCATTCGACGGTTGTGCCCTGGAAATACTCGGTGGCGTACTGGGCCAGATAGGAAACCAGGTGCTCGAGGCTGTCGTTGCTGGGGTTGACGGCCCAGACGATTTCGTCCAGGGCCTGCAACAGGGCTCGTGAGGTTTCAGCGATGGCCTGGAGTTTTCCTGCCGTGGCGTCGGTCTTCGGGGTTTCGAGGAGCGCGCGTTCACTGAGGAAGGAGATGCGCGTCAGTTTCGATCCGAGTTCATCGTGCATGTCGCGGGCGATGCGCATGCGTTCCTTGTGCATGGCCTCCTGTTGGGCCAGGTGTTCCAATTGCCGGCGGAGGCGGCGGTGGGAGGTCCAGCGGACCACCCCGGCCACGGTACCGGCCAGCAAGAGTGCCCAGAGGCTCATGCCCCAGAAGCTGCGCCAGAACGGGGTGGGCACGATGAGGGCCAGCTCGGTCACAGGGCTTTCCCAACTGCCATCGGCGCTGCGTGCGCGGATTTGGAGTCGGTATCTGCCGCCGGGCAGTCGTCCGTAGCGCACACGCCGTTCGGGTCCGTCGTCCAGCCAGTCGGCGTCGAAGCCTTCGAGGCGGTGTTGAAACCGGATTTTTTCACCCTCGGCGGGGGATGGCGCGGTGAATTCCACGGTGAGCGACCGCAGTCCGGCCGGCAACCGCAGGGCGGGCGTGCTGTTTGGACCGGGTCGGGCGGTGGAATTTTGCGGCAGGGCCCGGACTTCGCCATTGACGATCAGGGTTTCGATCCGGACGGAGGGTGCTGGTGGTTCTTCGGTGGTCCCGTCTGTACGGATGCTGACCAAACCGGATTCCGTGGCGAACCAGAGGCGTCCGTCCGGAGTGGAGGCGGAGTGGGGCCAGCCCCAGCGCAAGCCTGTTTCGGAGCGGTGCGTGGCGGCGTACCAGCGGCGGGGTTCCACACCGGGGTCATCCTGCCACAAACGGCGCAGGCTGTGTGTGGAGAGTTGGTATACATCCCGCCCGGTGGTCCACCACAGGTTTCCTTGCTCGTCCTGCTGCAGGCCCAGCACCGGGACCGGGCCGTCCGCGGCCCATGTCCGGGTCAGCCAACGGCGCCCCGTCCAGCAGGCCAGCCCGCGGTCCGTTCCCACCCAGAGACGTCCGGCGGCGTCCCGGCAGAGGGATCGGATGGCTCCATGGCCGGATCCGGCAAGTCCCTCGATTTCGGTCCATGTGCCATCGAGATTTCGCCAGAGGCGGCCTTTTCGGGTGCCGGCCCAGACCTCGGGGCTCACCACCAGCAGGGCCGTGATCTGTACGTCGAGGGGCAGGTGGCTTGTTGAGGCGGTGGTGGCGCCATCCGGGTGCCAATGTTGCAAACCGCCCTGACGGGGAGCGATCCAGAGAGCGCCGGAGCCGTCGGTGGCCACCAAACCGATGTCCTCGGAGATCAGGCCATCGGCGGTGCTGTGGCGGATGACACGATCGGGGC from Limisphaera ngatamarikiensis includes these protein-coding regions:
- a CDS encoding sensor histidine kinase, whose protein sequence is MRAGPLMTGCLLLGIGWMSLTAATPRGPLEMTIRVWRPENGLPDRTVTAVWQTRDGYLWVGTPKGLVRFDGVQFRSVGVNGPDPGPPPVVTVLCEDRQGRLWVGTQNAGLLVLEPDGLRPVSLPVAASATIHTITAAEDGTLWVGTSAGLVEWRNGRSHVFTTENGLPHNTISQVSLARNGDLWITTAGGLCQWQGGQIRPVRFEAESTGRSPEFLGVYEDRQGNLWAFGDTYLVNLTEGKRVNYFRSGDVTSVRIWTLWEGRDGRLWIGTSGQGLFYFTGERFLPLTLRSGSLPNDVRALCEDQAGNLWLGTGNSGLVCLSPTRVWVHGTETGLPQGAAILVQTHPSGRLWVGIEGQGLWIRNGDNFQPSTGWWRAPVRSLVSAVAFDGPDRMWIGTAGAGLYEIRPDRVIRHSTADGLISEDIGLVATDGSGALWIAPRQGGLQHWHPDGATTASTSHLPLDVQITALLVVSPEVWAGTRKGRLWRNLDGTWTEIEGLAGSGHGAIRSLCRDAAGRLWVGTDRGLACWTGRRWLTRTWAADGPVPVLGLQQDEQGNLWWTTGRDVYQLSTHSLRRLWQDDPGVEPRRWYAATHRSETGLRWGWPHSASTPDGRLWFATESGLVSIRTDGTTEEPPAPSVRIETLIVNGEVRALPQNSTARPGPNSTPALRLPAGLRSLTVEFTAPSPAEGEKIRFQHRLEGFDADWLDDGPERRVRYGRLPGGRYRLQIRARSADGSWESPVTELALIVPTPFWRSFWGMSLWALLLAGTVAGVVRWTSHRRLRRQLEHLAQQEAMHKERMRIARDMHDELGSKLTRISFLSERALLETPKTDATAGKLQAIAETSRALLQALDEIVWAVNPSNDSLEHLVSYLAQYATEYFQGTTVECQIRLPRQVPHAPLSAEVRHHVFLACEEALNNVLKHARATRVQLEMQAVNGSLHIRIEDNGRGFNPVSPTTSGQDGLKNMHRRMTEIGGACQITSRPGAGTVVELEFPLPRETS
- a CDS encoding response regulator, yielding MKRRSENIRVAIVDDEADLREQIAAYIDAADGFHCVRACASAEEALACLPADRPDVVLMDINLGTMDGIECVRQLKPLLPDTQIVMLTVFEDTDRIFRALAAGATGYLLKRLAPPRLLEAIREVHGGGSPMSAPIARKIVTSFQQPPPKPDPAAELSPREREVLEGLAEGRAYKEIADKLGVSIHTVRNYIRRIYEKLHVRSRTEAVAKYLRG